From a single Raphanus sativus cultivar WK10039 chromosome 3, ASM80110v3, whole genome shotgun sequence genomic region:
- the LOC108844293 gene encoding histone H4 — MSGRGKGGKGLGKGGAKRHRKVLRDNIQGITKPAIRRLARRGGVKRISGLIYEETRGVLKIFLENVIRDAVTYTEHARRKTVTAMDVVYALKRQGRTLYGFGG, encoded by the coding sequence atgtcggGTCGTGGAAAGGGAGGAAAGGGTTTGGGGAAAGGAGGAGCCAAGCGTCACAGGAAGGTTCTGAGAGACAACATCCAAGGAATCACCAAGCCTGCGATTCGGAGGTTGGCTCGTAGAGGTGGAGTCAAGCGTATCAGTGGTCTCATCTACGAGGAGACGCGTGGCGTCCTCAAGATCTTTTTGGAGAACGTCATCCGCGACGCAGTCACTTACACCGAGCACGCTAGGAGGAAGACGGTGACCGCCATGGACGTCGTCTATGCTCTGAAGAGGCAGGGGAGGACTCTCTACGGTTTCGGCGGTTAA